A window from Branchiostoma lanceolatum isolate klBraLanc5 chromosome 9, klBraLanc5.hap2, whole genome shotgun sequence encodes these proteins:
- the LOC136442255 gene encoding cullin-associated NEDD8-dissociated protein 1-like isoform X4 codes for MASVSYHISSLLEKMTSSDKDFRFMATNDLMTELQKDSIKLDDDSERKVVKMLLKLLEDKNGEVQNLAVKCLGPLVNKVKEYQVETIVDTLCSNMVSDKEQLRDISSIGLKTVISELPPSSNALAASICKRITGRLTSAIAKQEDVSVQLEALDILGDLLSRFGSLLVSFHPSIQACLLPQLTSPRLAVRKRAIIAISYLVLSSNNQLFMELMDHLLSELGKNSSTSTTRTYIQCTGAISRAAGHRVGEHLERIIPLIVKFCQVEDDDELREYCIQAFESFVRRCPKEVSPHVPTIIALCLQYICYDPNYNYESDEEDAMDAEDEDEEGESDDEYSDDDDMSWKVRRASAKCLDAILGSRREMVGEFYKTVSPALVARFKEREENVKSDIFHAYITLLKSTKPAALTTVDPDAMDQEEGPIAMLQAQVPSIIKALHRQLKEKSIKTRQGCFALLTELVSVLPGALSDHIPALIPGIQFSLSDKNTSSNMKIDTLAFLNCLLTHHPPQVFHPHIPIQVPLVVHAVADPFYKITSEALLVTQNIVKVIRPLDSPTQFDFRPYVGDLYKSTLNRLMAADIDQEVKERAITCMGQIICNLGDNLTAELQTCLPIFLDRLRNEITRLTAVKALTMIAGSPLKIDLRPILAEAMPILASFLRKNHRALRLSTLTTLDVLIQNYGNAITQDMLNGVLAEVPPLISENDLHVSQLTINLLTSMSRVHRSSLAKIGESILPELFVLVRSPLLQGAALTAMLDFFQALVSSGTPKMGFRDLLQYLTTPIYSPTPSTQPPNATFAVHKQAFHSIAKCVAALTITCAHEGAGVVNQFVNDVKNPKSTDSIHLFSLLALGEIGKHVDLSNQSELMGVILDSFSSHSEEVKSAASYALGNVSIGNLPKYLPFVLQEIEGQPRRQYLLLHSLKEILSCQATSPSGVEALKPFIGNIWSMLFKHCECAEEGTRNVVAECLGKLTLMDPVALLPKLKGYLDSGSGYTRSTVVTAIKFTISDQPQSIDSLLRGCIGDFLKTLQDPDLNVRRVSLVAFNSAAHNKPSLIRDLLDHVLPHLYNETKVRKELIREVEMGPFKHTVDDGLDIRKAAFECMYTLLDSCLDRLDIFEFLNHVEDGLKDHYDIKMLTYLMLVRLSTLCPHAVLQRLDRLIEPLRATCTTKVKANSVKQEFEKQDELKRSAMRAVAALLAIPDADKSPLMMDFLSQIRASPEMATMFDSIQKDASSSSIETMDTS; via the exons ATGGCGAGCGTGTCCTACCACATCTCCAGTCTGCTGGAGAAG ATGACGTCCAGTGACAAGGACTTCCGGTTCATGGCCACCAACGACCTGATGACAGAACTGCAGAAGGACTCCATCAAACTGGACGATGACTCCGAGAGGAAG GTGGTTAAGATGCTGCTGAAGCTCCTTGAAGACAAGAACGGAGAAGTGCAGAACCTGGCCGTCAAGTGTCTGGGGCCGCTCGTCAACAAGGTCAAGGAGTATCAG GTTGAGACCATAGTGGACacgctgtgttccaacatggtGTCTGATAAGGAGCAGTTGCGCGACATCTCCAGCATCGGGCTGAAGACCGTGATCAGCGAGCTGCCGCCCTCCTCCAACGCGCTGGCCGCCTCCATCTGTAAACGCATCACAG GCCGACTGACCAGTGCCATAGCAAAGCAGGAGGACGTGTCTGTCCAGCTGGAGGCTCTGGACATCCTGGGAGACCTGCTCAGCCGCTTCGGCAGTCTGCTGGTCAGCTTCCACCCCTCCATCCAGGCCTGCCTGCTGCCCCAGCTGACCAGTCCCCGGCTGGCCGTCAGGAAGAGAGCCATCATCGCTATCA GTTACCTTGTGCTGAGCTCCAATAACCAGTTGTTTATGGAGCTGATGGACCACCTGCTGTCGGAGCTTGGGAAGAACAGCTCGACCTCGACGACCCGGACGTACATCCAGTGCACGGGGGCGATCAGCCGCGCCGCGGGGCACCGGGTGGGGGAACACCTCGAGCGCATCATCCCGCTCATCGTCAAATTCTGCCAG GTAGAGGACGATGATGAGCTCCGTGAGTACTGTATCCAGGCGTTCGAGTCGTTCGTGCGGCGCTGTCCGAAGGAGGTCTCCCCCCACGTGCCgaccatcatcgcgctgtgccTGCAGTACATCTGCTACGACCCCAACTACAACTACGAAAGCGATGAAGAG GATGCGATGGATGCTGAGGATGAGGATGAGGAGGGGGAGAGTGATGACGAGTACAGCGACGATGACGACATGTCCTGGAAGGTCCGCCGCGCCTCTGCCAAGTGTCTGGACGCCATCTTGGGCTCGCGGCGCGAGATGGTCGGAGAGTTCTACAAGACCGTTTCTCCCGCTCTCGTCGCCAG GTTCAAGGAGCGCGAGGAGAATGTGAAGTCGGACATTTTCCACGCGTACATCACGCTGCTGAAGTCCACCAAACCCGCGGCGCTCACCACGGTCGACCCAGACGCTATGGACCAGGAGGAGGGGCCCATCG CCATGCTGCAGGCCCAGGTTCCCAGCATCATCAAGGCTCTGCACAGGCAGCTCAAGGAGAAGAGCATCAAGACACGACAG ggCTGCTTCGCCCTGCTGACGGAGCTTGTGTCGGTTCTTCCGGGCGCGCTGAGCGACCACATCCCCGCGCTGATCCCCGGGATCCAGTTCTCGCTCTCCGACAAGAACACCAGCTCCAACATGAAGATCGACACGCTGGCGTTCCTGAACTGTCTCCTGACTCACCATCCGCCTCAGGTCTTCCACCCGCACATCCCCATACAG GTGCCCCTAGTTGTGCACGCAGTCGCCGACCCGTTCTACAAGATCACGTCGGAGGCCCTGCTGGTGACACAGAACATCGTCAAGGTGATTCGGCCGCTGGACAGCCCCACGCAGTTCGACTTCCGGCCGTATGTCGGCGACCTGTACAAGTCCACACTCAACAG GTTGATGGCGGCAGATATTGACCAGGAAGTGAAGGAGCGCGCCATCACCTGCATGGGGCAGATCATCTGTAACCTTGGTGACAACCTCACCGCAGAGCTGCAGACCTGCCTCCCCATCTTCCTGGACCGCCTCCGCAACGAGATCACACGCCTCACCGCCGTCAAGGCGCTCACCATGATCGCTG GGTCGCCGCTGAAGATTGACCTCCGACCCATCCTGGCGGAGGCGATGCCGATCCTGGCGTCGTTTCTGCGTAAGAACCACCGGGCGCTACGACTGAGCACGCTCACCACGCTGGACGTGCTGATCCAGAACTACGGCAACGCCATCACTCAGGACATGCTCAACGGAGTCCTGGCAGAG GTTCCTCCACTCATCAGCGAGAACGACCTTCACGTGTCCCAGCTTACCATCAACCTGCTGACCTCCATGTCACGGGTTCATAGGTCATCGCTGGCCAAGATCGGGGAGTCCATCCTCCCAGAGCTGTTCGTGTTGGTGCGGTCTCCGCTGCTACAAG GTGCTGCCCTGACGGCGATGCTCGACTTCTTCCAAGCCCTGGTGTCCTCAGGAACCCCAAAGATGGGTTTCCGCGACCTCCTGCAGTACCTGACAACCCCCATATACAGCCCCACGCCCTCCACGCAGCCCCCCAACGCGACCTTCGCAGTTCACAAGCAGGCCTTCCACTCCATCGCCAAGTGCGTGGCCGCCCTCACCATCACCTGTGCGCACGAGGGCGCCGGCGTCGTTAACCAGTTCGTTAACGACGTCAAGAACCCAAAATCCACGGACTCGATCCACTTGTTCTCTCTCCTCGCGCTGGGCGAGATCGGGAAGCACGTCGATCTaagcaaccaatcagagctcatGGGCGTAATACTGGACTCGTTTTCCTCCCACAGCGAGGAGGTGAAGTCAGCGGCCTCGTACGCTCTAGGTAACGTCAGCATCGGCAACCTGCCCAAGTACCTGCCCTTCGTGCTGCAGGAGATCGAGGGCCAGCCGCGGCGGCAGTACCTCCTCCTGCACTCCCTCAAGGAGATCCTGTCCTGCCAGGCCACCAGCCCGTCGGGTGTCGAGGCGCTCAAGCCCTTCATCGGAAACATCTGGTCCATGCTGTTCAAGCACTGCGAGTGCGCGGAGGAGGGCACGCGGAACGTGGTGGCGGAGTGCCTCGGCAAGCTCACGCTCATGGACCCCGTCGCACTGCTGCCCAAGCTGAAGGGGTACCTGGACTCGGGGTCGGGTTACACGCGCAGCACGGTCGTCACGGCGATCAAGTTCACCATATCAGACCAGCCGCAGTCGATCGACTCTCTGCTGCGTGGCTGCATCGGGGACTTCCTGAAGACGCTACAGGACCCGGACCTGAACGTGAGAAGGGTGTCACTGGTGGCCTTCAACTCAGCAG CCCACAACAAGCCGTCTCTGATCCGTGACCTGTTGGACCACGTCTTGCCTCACCTGTACAACGAGACGAAGGTGCGTAAGGAGTTGATCAGGGAGGTGGAGATGGGGCCCTTCAAGCACACGGTGGACGATGGACTGGACATCAG GAAAGCAGCGTTTGAGTGCATGTACACCCTGCTGGACTCGTGTCTGGACCGGCTGGACATTTTCGAGTTCCTGAACCACGTGGAGGACGGATTGAAGGACCATTACGACATCAAGATGCTCACTTATCTCATGCTG GTGCGGTTATCCACCTTGTGCCCGCACGCAGTACTGCAGCGGCTGGACCGGCTCATCGAGCCCCTCCGCGCCACCTGCACCACCAAGGTCAAGGCCAACTCCGTCAAGCAGGAGTTCGAGAAGCAGGACGAGCTGAAGCGGTCGGCCATGCGGGCCGTCGCGGCGCTCCTCGCCATCCCGGACGCCGACAAGAGCCCGCTGATGATGGACTTCCTGTCGCAGATCCGGGCCAGTCCGGAGATGGCCACCATGTTCGACAGTATCCAGAAGGACGCGAGCTCCTCCAGCATAGAGACCATGGACACCAGCTAG
- the LOC136442255 gene encoding cullin-associated NEDD8-dissociated protein 1-like isoform X2, whose amino-acid sequence MASVSYHISSLLEKMTSSDKDFRFMATNDLMTELQKDSIKLDDDSERKVVKMLLKLLEDKNGEVQNLAVKCLGPLVNKVKEYQVETIVDTLCSNMVSDKEQLRDISSIGLKTVISELPPSSNALAASICKRITGRLTSAIAKQEDVSVQLEALDILGDLLSRFGSLLVSFHPSIQACLLPQLTSPRLAVRKRAIIAISYLVLSSNNQLFMELMDHLLSELGKNSSTSTTRTYIQCTGAISRAAGHRVGEHLERIIPLIVKFCQVEDDDELREYCIQAFESFVRRCPKEVSPHVPTIIALCLQYICYDPNYNYESDEEDAMDAEDEDEEGESDDEYSDDDDMSWKVRRASAKCLDAILGSRREMVGEFYKTVSPALVARFKEREENVKSDIFHAYITLLKSTKPAALTTVDPDAMDQEEGPIGVKKQRKCVSPPAMLQAQVPSIIKALHRQLKEKSIKTRQGCFALLTELVSVLPGALSDHIPALIPGIQFSLSDKNTSSNMKIDTLAFLNCLLTHHPPQVFHPHIPIQVPLVVHAVADPFYKITSEALLVTQNIVKVIRPLDSPTQFDFRPYVGDLYKSTLNRLMAADIDQEVKERAITCMGQIICNLGDNLTAELQTCLPIFLDRLRNEITRLTAVKALTMIAGSPLKIDLRPILAEAMPILASFLRKNHRALRLSTLTTLDVLIQNYGNAITQDMLNGVLAEVPPLISENDLHVSQLTINLLTSMSRVHRSSLAKIGESILPELFVLVRSPLLQGAALTAMLDFFQALVSSGTPKMGFRDLLQYLTTPIYSPTPSTQPPNATFAVHKQAFHSIAKCVAALTITCAHEGAGVVNQFVNDVKNPKSTDSIHLFSLLALGEIGKHVDLSNQSELMGVILDSFSSHSEEVKSAASYALGNVSIGNLPKYLPFVLQEIEGQPRRQYLLLHSLKEILSCQATSPSGVEALKPFIGNIWSMLFKHCECAEEGTRNVVAECLGKLTLMDPVALLPKLKGYLDSGSGYTRSTVVTAIKFTISDQPQSIDSLLRGCIGDFLKTLQDPDLNVRRVSLVAFNSAAHNKPSLIRDLLDHVLPHLYNETKVRKELIREVEMGPFKHTVDDGLDIRKAAFECMYTLLDSCLDRLDIFEFLNHVEDGLKDHYDIKMLTYLMLVRLSTLCPHAVLQRLDRLIEPLRATCTTKVKANSVKQEFEKQDELKRSAMRAVAALLAIPDADKSPLMMDFLSQIRASPEMATMFDSIQKDASSSSIETMDTS is encoded by the exons ATGGCGAGCGTGTCCTACCACATCTCCAGTCTGCTGGAGAAG ATGACGTCCAGTGACAAGGACTTCCGGTTCATGGCCACCAACGACCTGATGACAGAACTGCAGAAGGACTCCATCAAACTGGACGATGACTCCGAGAGGAAG GTGGTTAAGATGCTGCTGAAGCTCCTTGAAGACAAGAACGGAGAAGTGCAGAACCTGGCCGTCAAGTGTCTGGGGCCGCTCGTCAACAAGGTCAAGGAGTATCAG GTTGAGACCATAGTGGACacgctgtgttccaacatggtGTCTGATAAGGAGCAGTTGCGCGACATCTCCAGCATCGGGCTGAAGACCGTGATCAGCGAGCTGCCGCCCTCCTCCAACGCGCTGGCCGCCTCCATCTGTAAACGCATCACAG GCCGACTGACCAGTGCCATAGCAAAGCAGGAGGACGTGTCTGTCCAGCTGGAGGCTCTGGACATCCTGGGAGACCTGCTCAGCCGCTTCGGCAGTCTGCTGGTCAGCTTCCACCCCTCCATCCAGGCCTGCCTGCTGCCCCAGCTGACCAGTCCCCGGCTGGCCGTCAGGAAGAGAGCCATCATCGCTATCA GTTACCTTGTGCTGAGCTCCAATAACCAGTTGTTTATGGAGCTGATGGACCACCTGCTGTCGGAGCTTGGGAAGAACAGCTCGACCTCGACGACCCGGACGTACATCCAGTGCACGGGGGCGATCAGCCGCGCCGCGGGGCACCGGGTGGGGGAACACCTCGAGCGCATCATCCCGCTCATCGTCAAATTCTGCCAG gtagaggatgatgatgagctGCGTGAGTACTGTATCCAG GCGTTCGAGTCGTTCGTGCGGCGCTGTCCGAAGGAGGTCTCCCCCCACGTGCCgaccatcatcgcgctgtgccTGCAGTACATCTGCTACGACCCCAACTACAACTACGAAAGCGATGAAGAG GATGCGATGGATGCTGAGGATGAGGATGAGGAGGGGGAGAGTGATGACGAGTACAGCGACGATGACGACATGTCCTGGAAGGTCCGCCGCGCCTCTGCCAAGTGTCTGGACGCCATCTTGGGCTCGCGGCGCGAGATGGTCGGAGAGTTCTACAAGACCGTTTCTCCCGCTCTCGTCGCCAG GTTCAAGGAGCGCGAGGAGAATGTGAAGTCGGACATTTTCCACGCGTACATCACGCTGCTGAAGTCCACCAAACCCGCGGCGCTCACCACGGTCGACCCAGACGCTATGGACCAGGAGGAGGGGCCCATCG GAGTAAAGAAACAAAGGAAATGTGTTTCCCCCCCAGCCATGCTGCAGGCCCAGGTTCCCAGCATCATCAAGGCTCTGCACAGGCAGCTCAAGGAGAAGAGCATCAAGACACGACAG ggCTGCTTCGCCCTGCTGACGGAGCTTGTGTCGGTTCTTCCGGGCGCGCTGAGCGACCACATCCCCGCGCTGATCCCCGGGATCCAGTTCTCGCTCTCCGACAAGAACACCAGCTCCAACATGAAGATCGACACGCTGGCGTTCCTGAACTGTCTCCTGACTCACCATCCGCCTCAGGTCTTCCACCCGCACATCCCCATACAG GTGCCCCTAGTTGTGCACGCAGTCGCCGACCCGTTCTACAAGATCACGTCGGAGGCCCTGCTGGTGACACAGAACATCGTCAAGGTGATTCGGCCGCTGGACAGCCCCACGCAGTTCGACTTCCGGCCGTATGTCGGCGACCTGTACAAGTCCACACTCAACAG GTTGATGGCGGCAGATATTGACCAGGAAGTGAAGGAGCGCGCCATCACCTGCATGGGGCAGATCATCTGTAACCTTGGTGACAACCTCACCGCAGAGCTGCAGACCTGCCTCCCCATCTTCCTGGACCGCCTCCGCAACGAGATCACACGCCTCACCGCCGTCAAGGCGCTCACCATGATCGCTG GGTCGCCGCTGAAGATTGACCTCCGACCCATCCTGGCGGAGGCGATGCCGATCCTGGCGTCGTTTCTGCGTAAGAACCACCGGGCGCTACGACTGAGCACGCTCACCACGCTGGACGTGCTGATCCAGAACTACGGCAACGCCATCACTCAGGACATGCTCAACGGAGTCCTGGCAGAG GTTCCTCCACTCATCAGCGAGAACGACCTTCACGTGTCCCAGCTTACCATCAACCTGCTGACCTCCATGTCACGGGTTCATAGGTCATCGCTGGCCAAGATCGGGGAGTCCATCCTCCCAGAGCTGTTCGTGTTGGTGCGGTCTCCGCTGCTACAAG GTGCTGCCCTGACGGCGATGCTCGACTTCTTCCAAGCCCTGGTGTCCTCAGGAACCCCAAAGATGGGTTTCCGCGACCTCCTGCAGTACCTGACAACCCCCATATACAGCCCCACGCCCTCCACGCAGCCCCCCAACGCGACCTTCGCAGTTCACAAGCAGGCCTTCCACTCCATCGCCAAGTGCGTGGCCGCCCTCACCATCACCTGTGCGCACGAGGGCGCCGGCGTCGTTAACCAGTTCGTTAACGACGTCAAGAACCCAAAATCCACGGACTCGATCCACTTGTTCTCTCTCCTCGCGCTGGGCGAGATCGGGAAGCACGTCGATCTaagcaaccaatcagagctcatGGGCGTAATACTGGACTCGTTTTCCTCCCACAGCGAGGAGGTGAAGTCAGCGGCCTCGTACGCTCTAGGTAACGTCAGCATCGGCAACCTGCCCAAGTACCTGCCCTTCGTGCTGCAGGAGATCGAGGGCCAGCCGCGGCGGCAGTACCTCCTCCTGCACTCCCTCAAGGAGATCCTGTCCTGCCAGGCCACCAGCCCGTCGGGTGTCGAGGCGCTCAAGCCCTTCATCGGAAACATCTGGTCCATGCTGTTCAAGCACTGCGAGTGCGCGGAGGAGGGCACGCGGAACGTGGTGGCGGAGTGCCTCGGCAAGCTCACGCTCATGGACCCCGTCGCACTGCTGCCCAAGCTGAAGGGGTACCTGGACTCGGGGTCGGGTTACACGCGCAGCACGGTCGTCACGGCGATCAAGTTCACCATATCAGACCAGCCGCAGTCGATCGACTCTCTGCTGCGTGGCTGCATCGGGGACTTCCTGAAGACGCTACAGGACCCGGACCTGAACGTGAGAAGGGTGTCACTGGTGGCCTTCAACTCAGCAG CCCACAACAAGCCGTCTCTGATCCGTGACCTGTTGGACCACGTCTTGCCTCACCTGTACAACGAGACGAAGGTGCGTAAGGAGTTGATCAGGGAGGTGGAGATGGGGCCCTTCAAGCACACGGTGGACGATGGACTGGACATCAG GAAAGCAGCGTTTGAGTGCATGTACACCCTGCTGGACTCGTGTCTGGACCGGCTGGACATTTTCGAGTTCCTGAACCACGTGGAGGACGGATTGAAGGACCATTACGACATCAAGATGCTCACTTATCTCATGCTG GTGCGGTTATCCACCTTGTGCCCGCACGCAGTACTGCAGCGGCTGGACCGGCTCATCGAGCCCCTCCGCGCCACCTGCACCACCAAGGTCAAGGCCAACTCCGTCAAGCAGGAGTTCGAGAAGCAGGACGAGCTGAAGCGGTCGGCCATGCGGGCCGTCGCGGCGCTCCTCGCCATCCCGGACGCCGACAAGAGCCCGCTGATGATGGACTTCCTGTCGCAGATCCGGGCCAGTCCGGAGATGGCCACCATGTTCGACAGTATCCAGAAGGACGCGAGCTCCTCCAGCATAGAGACCATGGACACCAGCTAG
- the LOC136442255 gene encoding cullin-associated NEDD8-dissociated protein 1-like isoform X5 codes for MASVSYHISSLLEKMTSSDKDFRFMATNDLMTELQKDSIKLDDDSERKVVKMLLKLLEDKNGEVQNLAVKCLGPLVNKVKEYQVETIVDTLCSNMVSDKEQLRDISSIGLKTVISELPPSSNALAASICKRITGRLTSAIAKQEDVSVQLEALDILGDLLSRFGSLLVSFHPSIQACLLPQLTSPRLAVRKRAIIAISYLVLSSNNQLFMELMDHLLSELGKNSSTSTTRTYIQCTGAISRAAGHRVGEHLERIIPLIVKFCQVEDDDELREYCIQAFESFVRRCPKEVSPHVPTIIALCLQYICYDPNYNYESDEEDAMDAEDEDEEGESDDEYSDDDDMSWKVRRASAKCLDAILGSRREMVGEFYKTVSPALVARFKEREENVKSDIFHAYITLLKSTKPAALTTVDPDAMDQEEGPIGVKKQRKCVSPPAMLQAQVPSIIKALHRQLKEKSIKTRQGCFALLTELVSVLPGALSDHIPALIPGIQFSLSDKNTSSNMKIDTLAFLNCLLTHHPPQVFHPHIPIQVPLVVHAVADPFYKITSEALLVTQNIVKVIRPLDSPTQFDFRPYVGDLYKSTLNRLMAADIDQEVKERAITCMGQIICNLGDNLTAELQTCLPIFLDRLRNEITRLTAVKALTMIAGSPLKIDLRPILAEAMPILASFLRKNHRALRLSTLTTLDVLIQNYGNAITQDMLNGVLAEVPPLISENDLHVSQLTINLLTSMSRVHRSSLAKIGESILPELFVLVRSPLLQGAALTAMLDFFQALVSSGTPKMGFRDLLQYLTTPIYSPTPSTQPPNATFAVHKQAFHSIAKCVAALTITCAHEGAGVVNQFVNDVKNPKSTDSIHLFSLLALGEIGKHVDLSNQSELMGVILDSFSSHSEEVKSAASYALGNVSIGNLPKYLPFVLQEIEGQPRRQYLLLHSLKEILSCQATSPSGVEALKPFIGNIWSMLFKHCECAEEGTRNVVAECLGKLTLMDPVALLPKLKGYLDSGSGYTRSTVVTAIKFTISDQPQSIDSLLRGCIGDFLKTLQDPDLNVRRVSLVAFNSAAHNKPSLIRDLLDHVLPHLYNTFFNSSLLPSLLQPTTSRL; via the exons ATGGCGAGCGTGTCCTACCACATCTCCAGTCTGCTGGAGAAG ATGACGTCCAGTGACAAGGACTTCCGGTTCATGGCCACCAACGACCTGATGACAGAACTGCAGAAGGACTCCATCAAACTGGACGATGACTCCGAGAGGAAG GTGGTTAAGATGCTGCTGAAGCTCCTTGAAGACAAGAACGGAGAAGTGCAGAACCTGGCCGTCAAGTGTCTGGGGCCGCTCGTCAACAAGGTCAAGGAGTATCAG GTTGAGACCATAGTGGACacgctgtgttccaacatggtGTCTGATAAGGAGCAGTTGCGCGACATCTCCAGCATCGGGCTGAAGACCGTGATCAGCGAGCTGCCGCCCTCCTCCAACGCGCTGGCCGCCTCCATCTGTAAACGCATCACAG GCCGACTGACCAGTGCCATAGCAAAGCAGGAGGACGTGTCTGTCCAGCTGGAGGCTCTGGACATCCTGGGAGACCTGCTCAGCCGCTTCGGCAGTCTGCTGGTCAGCTTCCACCCCTCCATCCAGGCCTGCCTGCTGCCCCAGCTGACCAGTCCCCGGCTGGCCGTCAGGAAGAGAGCCATCATCGCTATCA GTTACCTTGTGCTGAGCTCCAATAACCAGTTGTTTATGGAGCTGATGGACCACCTGCTGTCGGAGCTTGGGAAGAACAGCTCGACCTCGACGACCCGGACGTACATCCAGTGCACGGGGGCGATCAGCCGCGCCGCGGGGCACCGGGTGGGGGAACACCTCGAGCGCATCATCCCGCTCATCGTCAAATTCTGCCAG GTAGAGGACGATGATGAGCTCCGTGAGTACTGTATCCAGGCGTTCGAGTCGTTCGTGCGGCGCTGTCCGAAGGAGGTCTCCCCCCACGTGCCgaccatcatcgcgctgtgccTGCAGTACATCTGCTACGACCCCAACTACAACTACGAAAGCGATGAAGAG GATGCGATGGATGCTGAGGATGAGGATGAGGAGGGGGAGAGTGATGACGAGTACAGCGACGATGACGACATGTCCTGGAAGGTCCGCCGCGCCTCTGCCAAGTGTCTGGACGCCATCTTGGGCTCGCGGCGCGAGATGGTCGGAGAGTTCTACAAGACCGTTTCTCCCGCTCTCGTCGCCAG GTTCAAGGAGCGCGAGGAGAATGTGAAGTCGGACATTTTCCACGCGTACATCACGCTGCTGAAGTCCACCAAACCCGCGGCGCTCACCACGGTCGACCCAGACGCTATGGACCAGGAGGAGGGGCCCATCG GAGTAAAGAAACAAAGGAAATGTGTTTCCCCCCCAGCCATGCTGCAGGCCCAGGTTCCCAGCATCATCAAGGCTCTGCACAGGCAGCTCAAGGAGAAGAGCATCAAGACACGACAG ggCTGCTTCGCCCTGCTGACGGAGCTTGTGTCGGTTCTTCCGGGCGCGCTGAGCGACCACATCCCCGCGCTGATCCCCGGGATCCAGTTCTCGCTCTCCGACAAGAACACCAGCTCCAACATGAAGATCGACACGCTGGCGTTCCTGAACTGTCTCCTGACTCACCATCCGCCTCAGGTCTTCCACCCGCACATCCCCATACAG GTGCCCCTAGTTGTGCACGCAGTCGCCGACCCGTTCTACAAGATCACGTCGGAGGCCCTGCTGGTGACACAGAACATCGTCAAGGTGATTCGGCCGCTGGACAGCCCCACGCAGTTCGACTTCCGGCCGTATGTCGGCGACCTGTACAAGTCCACACTCAACAG GTTGATGGCGGCAGATATTGACCAGGAAGTGAAGGAGCGCGCCATCACCTGCATGGGGCAGATCATCTGTAACCTTGGTGACAACCTCACCGCAGAGCTGCAGACCTGCCTCCCCATCTTCCTGGACCGCCTCCGCAACGAGATCACACGCCTCACCGCCGTCAAGGCGCTCACCATGATCGCTG GGTCGCCGCTGAAGATTGACCTCCGACCCATCCTGGCGGAGGCGATGCCGATCCTGGCGTCGTTTCTGCGTAAGAACCACCGGGCGCTACGACTGAGCACGCTCACCACGCTGGACGTGCTGATCCAGAACTACGGCAACGCCATCACTCAGGACATGCTCAACGGAGTCCTGGCAGAG GTTCCTCCACTCATCAGCGAGAACGACCTTCACGTGTCCCAGCTTACCATCAACCTGCTGACCTCCATGTCACGGGTTCATAGGTCATCGCTGGCCAAGATCGGGGAGTCCATCCTCCCAGAGCTGTTCGTGTTGGTGCGGTCTCCGCTGCTACAAG GTGCTGCCCTGACGGCGATGCTCGACTTCTTCCAAGCCCTGGTGTCCTCAGGAACCCCAAAGATGGGTTTCCGCGACCTCCTGCAGTACCTGACAACCCCCATATACAGCCCCACGCCCTCCACGCAGCCCCCCAACGCGACCTTCGCAGTTCACAAGCAGGCCTTCCACTCCATCGCCAAGTGCGTGGCCGCCCTCACCATCACCTGTGCGCACGAGGGCGCCGGCGTCGTTAACCAGTTCGTTAACGACGTCAAGAACCCAAAATCCACGGACTCGATCCACTTGTTCTCTCTCCTCGCGCTGGGCGAGATCGGGAAGCACGTCGATCTaagcaaccaatcagagctcatGGGCGTAATACTGGACTCGTTTTCCTCCCACAGCGAGGAGGTGAAGTCAGCGGCCTCGTACGCTCTAGGTAACGTCAGCATCGGCAACCTGCCCAAGTACCTGCCCTTCGTGCTGCAGGAGATCGAGGGCCAGCCGCGGCGGCAGTACCTCCTCCTGCACTCCCTCAAGGAGATCCTGTCCTGCCAGGCCACCAGCCCGTCGGGTGTCGAGGCGCTCAAGCCCTTCATCGGAAACATCTGGTCCATGCTGTTCAAGCACTGCGAGTGCGCGGAGGAGGGCACGCGGAACGTGGTGGCGGAGTGCCTCGGCAAGCTCACGCTCATGGACCCCGTCGCACTGCTGCCCAAGCTGAAGGGGTACCTGGACTCGGGGTCGGGTTACACGCGCAGCACGGTCGTCACGGCGATCAAGTTCACCATATCAGACCAGCCGCAGTCGATCGACTCTCTGCTGCGTGGCTGCATCGGGGACTTCCTGAAGACGCTACAGGACCCGGACCTGAACGTGAGAAGGGTGTCACTGGTGGCCTTCAACTCAGCAG CCCACAACAAGCCGTCTCTGATCCGTGACCTGTTGGACCACGTCTTGCCTCACCTGTACAACACTTTCTTTAACTCttctctccttccctccctcctacAGCCCACAACAAGCCGTCTCTGA